Proteins encoded by one window of Yamadazyma tenuis chromosome 2, complete sequence:
- the HIR3 gene encoding Histone transcription regulator 3 (EggNog:ENOG503NUPI; COG:K): MASFLPLNQLEDSTVSKQEHTRELQVEQAFKIFEEALDLQKQQFLKPCYSNYEKLFKLDVVASHYDEEPAYIKGLQNGARADSVDELALLSPNLKSLRYLIFRNRAFLYLDILRSGESVASPETSGLDSQKMLFYTLVDDMGNALIYQEADSLLIDTLYEVLVFMGSARLARFILEYSLSSKAESNDILGLLPLDKVAVRHHEQLVDRINQRQTGSGSFTKHQQAIEDKYSFLAPLRADFQASIDKVSTARTMNCKIKIKGDVLKWEHVTSSINEMLKAHEDKSRIETTVRSKLKDIDTYCFTANSIEILHLEVPEISDEVDDAEEESTSEGDASKQVEEDHIHEPTDLQESEAAPSEEISTEVEKAAGESPALDHEGGSVPPTDTINETHEEGNPETSKSTPKSISKGIQRASKRLQKSELEFSYLPNLDVTPAMFSETTRFFSDINTFLSKLNVGESLSLGDIASKFVDPGDITNFTTDFIDVLDLYEPSIHAKALMEAWRLRQSRLKDTTDHENEKLKLLEVLKSFSSTTKSSTELNNGFDEQGDIYSPEIIADFITKANDKKCHINDIKISILRFLMGNQKNGLCLICDTHWSDNLLHDVKGWVNQLELQLLQESENALKLPTTPTLLDELTFSTSVFELLVDTYVDQKSKVDLLISQNADRGFQKSLKASLNTQISVVTKLKSILERWILHLEGILYILKDSVYTTLVSFKSFVRFQWSMAYKERSDNANFRLSKFLTARLSQLSELLESKPGFDVAVKMANYKCIKDISSRSIYLLSNTITVTTVFAKILYAKDGDNNEEAISILERTLIGSEYFNDGIDGVDSSAISSVKALLQESSTDMKFSLWTILFSYYNYSSNLERFQFGFERVLESILIDLDSDTYKKEEIDNRASTLLKILSLFDEYLTMFLDHLSKNAWKLTYNSDKMSSYKETLKRLLVVFQLLYMFSLHEEAALITSKKITLYEKSRMAYNKFKGFIMRLTTAIVLYYDLLVKGDYTARIADISLDLLSLFHDQLGNRRLCDSGDGIFLLFYQDVILQSDSTNRQSDILQLLSCRHHWNISSNNFTPVNHDTSAATQLNKDSAFSISKLVLPLCLSRQPIVNPPKGDLKSIIDEFYEVIGDPIFETLSPLDQNNNILSHVLDDTVVSGALVKECFYGLRKINFLSPGKSELTEIAQGGLYYLQGLLVFSSYKVRKKSMQGRSLELENVIKLLKNDLVYASNRVESWLLLGQAYGFLVEDDLIWTPDKLTAMEKKIATANLQRKSLICYLMAINFSKEAPPNNLKAIIGELMSSFAIEMFNACMIPMLMMAFKVTANPKFVHTRDENKFVTVQDNPPIRRSFCFKIIQQSLHLAIKSNSQDWINYYYLSKVQGKLKLPMEMIMETLIDACHHSSNVSTPELILEPHYRICSVAFKAIKRNQLLPKSAVEYLLKDSLFKEIQAPSFETDNQKREGYEFVVECLKKIAQTDRKRWHHKYHYRLAKIYFEELDNIKAAIEEMSIIVSLKATSKTLVSIWKPDIERPGKHFYYTSQYVLLYIDLLYADKNLVGLFAMVPRLRRSSTIMVSLFATWEKLCSVICKLVRYLYDVKETFTESFLHTPIHLFFNHVQQINMNLKGKELPESLQPALCLLNVLNELKKLNSGFGPTSLIDDTIVAVFVNVYYQIQADTAVTSQVESPKGNKRLAKKDIFPCVSDILKNCKREVDALVKNSPDLLNEFALKKQQEFDQRDLEKQNTPVPQKVAIIVTPPTADINPEDVQLSSQSVEYHSAPSAPATPTPVPVPVQSPLKRLVEQDEPDEPKKPRVV; this comes from the exons ATG GCGTCGTTTCTACCGCTCAACCAGCTTGAGGACTCTACCGTCTCCAAGCAGGAGCATACACGTGAGCTCCAGGTGGAACAAGCGTTTAAGATATTCGAGGAAGCGTTGGACCTCCAGAAACAACAGTTTCTCAAACCGTGCTATTCCAACTACGAGAAgctcttcaagttggacgTGGTGGCGAGCCACTACGATGAGGAGCCCGCCTATATCAAGGGCCTCCAGAACGGGGCCCGTGCCGACTCGGTGGACGAGTTGGCGTTGTTGTCGCCAAACCTCAAGTCGCTACGGTACTTGATTTTCAGAAATAGAGCCTTCCTCTACTTGGACATCCTTCGCTCGGGCGAGTCGGTGGCCAGTCCTGAGACATCGGGCCTCGATTCCCAGAAAATGCTTTTCTATACTTTGGTGGACGATATGGGAAATGCTCTTATCTATCAGGAAGCTGACAGTTTACTTATTGACACTCTCTACGAGGTCCTTGTATTCATGGGTTCGGCTAGACTTGCACGCTTCATCTTGGAGTACTCTCTCAGCAGCAAGGCTGAAAGCAACGATATACTCGGCCTCCTACCGTTGGATAAGGTGGCCGTCCGACACCACGAGCAATTGGTAGACCGCATCAACCAACGCCAGACCGGCTCTGGCTCGTTCACTAAGCATCAGCAGGCAATCGAAGACAAGTATCTGTTTTTGGCACCGTTGAGAGCAGACTTTCAGGCCCTGATAGACAAAGTATCCACTGCTCGAACCATGAACTGTAAGATTAAGATAAAAGGTGATGTGCTCAAATGGGAGCATGTCACTTCTTCGATCAACGAGATGCTCAAAGCTCATGAAGACAAATCTAGGATCGAGACCACCGTAAGGCTGAAGCTTAAGGACATTGACACTTATTGTTTCACTGCTAATAGTATTGAGATTCTTCACTTGGAGGTTCCGGAGATTTCGGACGAGGTGGACGATGCCGAGGAGGAATCTACTTCTGAAGGGGATGCTAGTAAACAGGTGGAGGAGGACCACATTCACGAACCCACAGACCTACAAGAAAGTGAAGCTGCTCCGAGCGAGGAGATCTCGACCGAAGTTGAGAAAGCTGCTGGAGAGTCTCCAGCCCTTGATCATGAAGGCGGTTCAGTTCCTCCTACGGACACAATAAACGAAACGCACGAGGAAGGAAATCCTGAAACCTCCAAGTCTACGCCAAAATCCATATCCAAAGGCATCCAGCGTGCATCCAAAAGACTCCAGAAATCCGAACTCGAATTCAGCTATTTGCCCAACTTGGATGTCACCCCGGCGATGTTTTCTGAAACAACTAGGTTTTTCAGCGACATTAATACCTTTCTCCTGAAGCTTAATGTGGGAGAACTGCTCTCTTTAGGAGACATTGCCTCtaagtttgtggatcctggtgacatcaccaacttcaccaccgattTCATAGATGTTTTGGACTTGTATGAGCCTTCTATTCATGCTAAGGCATTAATGGAAGCATGGAGATTGAGGCAAAGCAGGCTCAAGGATACCACCGATCACGAAAACGAAaaattgaagcttttggaagTGTTGAAATCGTTCAGTTCGACCACAAAGTCATCTACGGAGCTCAACAATGGTTTTGATGAACAAGGTGATATATATTCTCCTGAAATAATTGCCGACTTCATCACTAAAGCCAATGACAAGAAATGCCATATAAACGATATCAAAATCTCCATATTAAGGTTTTTGATGggaaaccaaaaaaatgGCTTGTGTCTTATATGTGACACACACTGGCTGGACAACCTCCTTCATGATGTCAAAGGATGGGTGAATCAATTGGAACTTCAGCTCTTACAAGAGTCTGAAAATGCCTTGAAACTCCCAACCACTCCCACCTTGCTAGACGAGTTGACCTTTTCCACCAGTGTATTTGAGCTACTTGTCGATACTTATGTGGACCAGAAAAGCAAAGTTGACCTCTTAATATCCCAAAATGCTGATCGGGGGTTCCAAAAATCGTTGAAAGCATCATTAAACACTCAGATATCTGTGGTTACCAAGCTTAAAAGTATCTTGGAGAGATGGATACTCCACCTTGAAGGTATTTTGTATATCTTGAAGGATTCTGTCTACACTACTCTTGTATCATTCAAATCATTTGTCAGGTTCCAATGGTCAATGGCTTATAAGGAGAGACTGGATAATGCTAACTTCCGACTCAGCAAGTTTTTAACAGCTAGGTTAAGTCAATTAAGTGAGCTCCTCGAATCAAAGCCAGGGTTTGATGTGGCTGTGAAGATGGCCAACTACAAATGTATCAAGGACATAAGCTCGAGGTCTATCTACTTATTGTCAAATACAATCACGGTAACAACGGTGTTCGCTAAGATTTTGTATGCCAAAGATGGAGACAATAACGAAGAAGCCATAAGCATTTTAGAGAGAACCTTAATTGGATCTGAGTATTTTAATGACGGGattgatggtgttgataGTTCTGCTATTTCCTCGGTGAAAGCCCTCTTGCAGGAATCAAGTACTGATATGAAGTTCAGCCTTTGGACCATCCTTTTCCTGTACTACAATTATTCTTCCAATTTAGAGCGGTTCCAATTCGGCTTTGAGAGAGTCTTAGAGTCAATCCTTATAGACCTCGATAGTGATACCTACAAAAAGGAAGAGATTGATAATAGGGCTTCgaccttgttgaaaatattATCATTATTCGACGAATACTTAACCATGTTCTTGGACCATTTGTCTAAAAACGCATGGAAGCTAACATACAATTCAGATAAAATGTCCTCCTACAAAGAGACCTTAAAGAGACTATTGGTTGTATTTCAACTCCTATACATGTTCAGTCTTCATGAAGAGGCTGCCTTGATAACATCCAAGAAGATCACCTTATACGAAAAGTCCCGTATGGCATATAACAAGTTTAAAGGTTTTATCATGAGACTTACAACTGCGATTGTTTTGTACTATGATTTGTTGGTTAAAGGCGATTATACTGCCAGAATAGCTGACATCAGCTTGGATCTATTATCTTTGTTTCATGATCAGTTGGGTAATAGAAGGCTCTGTGATTCTGGGGACGGGATATTCCTTTTGTTTTACCAAGATGTTATTCTCCAGTCTGATTCCACCAATCGTCAAAGTGATATCCTCCAACTTTTGTCTTGTAGACACCATTGGAACATTTCTTCGAATAACTTCACTCCTGTGAATCATGACACGTCTGCTGCTACTCAATTGAATAAGGATTCTGCGTTCAgcatttccaagttggtaTTACCGCTTTGTTTATCGAGACAACCCATTGTCAATCCCCCTAAaggagacttgaagtcgATTATCGACGAGTTCTACGAAGTGATAGGGGACCCAATCTTTGAGACGTTGAGTCCATTGGACCAAAATAACAATATTTTGAGTCATGTTTTGGATGACACTGTTGTAAGTGGTGCATTGGTCAAGGAATGCTTTTACGGGCTTAGAAAAATCAATTTTTTGCTGCCAGGGAAAAGCGAGTTGACGGAAATTGCCCAAGGGGGATTGTATTATCTACAAGGCTTGTTGGTGTTCTCATCTTACAAGGTAAGGAAGAAGTCAATGCAAGGCCGGtcccttgaacttgaaaatgtcatcaagcttttgaagaatgaCCTTGTATACGCAAGCAACCGTGTGGAAAGCTGGTTACTCCTCGGTCAAGCGTATGGATTCCTTGTAGAAGATGACCTTATTTGGACTCCTGATAAACTCACTGCCATGGAAAAGAAAATCGCTACGGCTAATCTCCAAAGAAAGTCATTAATCTGTTACCTAATGGCTATCAACTTCTCAAAAGAAGCACCACCTAATAACTTAAAGGCAATTATTGGTGAGTTAATGTCTAGTTTTGCCATAGAGATGTTCAATGCCTGCATGATTCccatgttgatgatggctTTCAAAGTCACGGCAAATCCCAAATTTGTTCATACTCGGGACGAAAACAAATTTGTGACAGTTCAGGACAACCCTCCCATTAGAAGATCAttttgtttcaagattATTCAGCAAAGTTTGCATTTGGCCATCAAATCCAATTCACAAGACTGGATCAATTATTACTACCTTTCCAAAGTTCAAGGAAAGCTTAAGTTGCCGATGGAAATGATCATGGAAACACTCATCGATGCTTGTCATCACTCTTCCAACGTGTCGACTCCTGAGCTTATACTCGAACCCCACTATAGGATCTGTTCGGTGGCATTTAAGGCTATCAAAAGGAACCAGCTCCTTCCAAAATCAGCGGTGGAGTACCTCCTTAAAGACTCGTTGTTTAAAGAGATACAAGCTCCTTCTTTCGAAACAGACAACCAAAAGCGAGAAGGGTATGAATTTGTTGTCGagtgtttgaagaagatcgCTCAAACTGACAGAAAACGGTGGCATCATAAGTATCACTATAGATTGGCCAAGATATACTTCGAGGAGCTTGATAACATCAAAGcagccattgaagaaatgtCGATCATAGTGTCCCTCAAAGCCACTAGTAAGACGTTGGTGCTGATTTGGAAACCAGACATTGAAAGACCAGGAAAGCATTTTTACTACACTTCGCAGTATGTGTTGTTGTACATTGACCTTTTATATGCCgacaaaaacttggtggGGCTATTTGCAATGGTTCCTCGGTTAAGGAGGTCTAGTACCATCATGGTGTCGTTGTTTGCTACCTGGGAAAAGCTCTGCTCCGTCATCTGTAAGCTTGTTCGTTACTTGTACGACGTCAAAGAGACCTTCACCGAAAGCTTTTTGCACACCCCCATTCACCTTTTCTTTAACCATGTCCAGCAAATTaacatgaacttgaagggCAAGGAATTACCCGAATCACTTCAACCAGCTCTTTGTCTTTTAAATGTgttgaacgagttgaagaaactcaacAGTGGTTTTGGTCCTACATCCTTAATTGACGACACGATTGTTGCGGTCTTCGTTAACGTATATTATCAGATACAAGCGGATACGGCTGTTACACTGCAAGTGGAATCCCCCAAGGGAAATAAGAGACTTGCTAAGAAAGACATCTTCCCATGTGTGTCTGATATCCTCAAGAACTGCAAAAGAGAGGTGGATGCTCTTGTTAAGAACAGCCCCGACTTACTCAACGAGTTTGCTCTTAAGAAACAACAGGAGTTTGACCAGAGGGATCTCGAGAAGCAGAATACACCAGTTCCACAAAAAGTGGCCATCATCGTAACTCCTCCCACCGCCGATATCAATCCTGAGGACGTGCAATTGAGCTCACAGTCGGTGGAATATCATTCTGCTCCCAGTGCACCTGCTACACCCACACCGGTACCAGTACCAGTACAGAGCCCACTCAAGAGACTTGTGGAGCAAGACGAACCTGATGAACCCAAAAAACCCCGGGTGGTTTGA
- a CDS encoding uncharacterized protein (EggNog:ENOG503PXGK): MNLTFESDSEVRAQVDTYAAQVRYAVSQEFQIDELLDSCVSVDQVWDALDTAKHRLYSVVSTVQVVPVHGNVVTWTAVVAEVLLSVCKLRVLLEDAVLKYGSSAERIRLKMGQVYVDTNEFVLRCVSDRIYGERAVAIAREHAAFALELSRMLVNVFEVSEYNLAVDCGSISNYQLLLKQGTGITANLFEGVLERPWKGQCLGLVFGTLVRCLKAIYTTGNSKTLETLLTVISPTLVSEIRKFAKVEYRDIVDYYKYVAFNFVWLAVEDLSCIDDDYTHQADIYFNCLLALPSSDYSVIPSLEKQPSNGLEANSYDPRIRRLYQEQVSSEREIDCDQVMMRYNERHEISLMFVLNSMLMVQRLEEAVSVPPLLVEEMEVFSKSLADHLTSSIRKQSTSGLNSAPRVRALKGGSTATPVPELHEASKFQCLSSIITNGSYKARHIAVLKWLQHLKRGKLNTLINIFSINESNPTSFSTLVQSCDPSKYPGVHHFYQVLITVSRLFELLKLKFFVASTGSSVIGESDLQRLISDTSDLHAILKVKKLLDCKLQVREGQNLYCFSLVQSDKREQNTVESHQTELVRSINELEEQIDNDLFEPSW; this comes from the coding sequence ATGAACCTCACCTTTGAAAGCGATAGCGAAGTCCGGGCCCAGGTCGACACGTATGCGGCCCAGGTGCGGTATGCGGTGTCCCAGGAGTTCCAAATAGATGAATTACTAGACTCCTGTGTCAGTGTGGACCAGGTTTGGGATGCTCTTGACACCGCCAAACACAGGTTGTACTCGGTGGTATCTACCGTTCAAGTGGTCCCAGTGCATGGCAACGTTGTCACCTGGACAGCCGTGGTGGCAGAAGTGCTTTTGCTGGTGTGCAAGTTGCgggtgttgttggaagatgcTGTTTTAAAGTATGGCCTGTCGGCAGAGAGAATACGGCTTAAGATGGGACAAGTGTATGTGGATACTAATGAGTTTGTGTTGCGATGTGTTTCCGACCGCATATATGGCGAGCGGGCTGTGGCCATAGCTCGCGAGCACGCAGCGTTTGCGTTGGAGTTGCTGAGGATGTTGGTGAATGTGTTTGAGGTAAGCGAGTACAACCTTGCGGTGGACTGCGGGTCGATTAGCAATTACCAGTTGCTCTTGAAGCAAGGTACTGGGATCACCGCCAATTTGTTTGAGGGCGTGTTGGAACGGCCCTGGAAGGGCCAGTGCTTGGGACTTGTGTTTGGAACGTTGGTGAGGTGCTTGAAGGCTATTTACACCACAGGAAACTCAAAGACGTTGGAAACTCTTTTAACTGTCATATCACCAACTCTCGTGTCGGAGATACGTAAGTTCGCCAAGGTGGAGTATAGAGACATCGTCGACTACTATAAGTACGTTGCGTTCAACTTTGTGTGGTTGGCAGTCGAGGACTTATCGTgtattgatgatgactaTACTCACCAGGCAGACATATACTTCAATTGTCTCTTGGCCTTACCCAGTAGCGACTACTCGGTGATCCCAAGCTTGGAGAAGCAGCCGTCCAACGGGTTGGAGGCCAACTCTTATGATCCTCGGATTCGCAGGCTTTATCAGGAACAGGTTTCCAGTGAAAGAGAGATCGACTGTGACCAGGTGATGATGAGGTATAATGAGAGACATGAGATCTCGTTAATGTTTGTATTGAACTCGATGTTGATGGTCCAACGCTTAGAAGAAGCCGTGAGTGTTCCGCCCCTATTAGTGGAGGAGATGGAGGTGTTTCTGAAGAGTTTGGCAGACCATCTTACCAGTAGCATTCGAAAGCAAAGCACGTCCGGACTCAACTCGGCACCACGCGTGAGAGCCCTCAAGGGTGGGAGTACAGCCACACCCGTCCCTGAACTTCACGAGGCTCTGAAATTTCAGTgtctttcttcaataataaCTAATGGCTCATACAAGGCAAGACACATAGCGGTGCTCAAGTGGCTACAACATTTGAAAAGAGGCAAGCTCAACACCCTCATCAACATATTCTCTATCAATGAATCGAATCCCACAAGTTTCAGCACTCTAGTCCAATCGTGTGATCCCAGTAAGTATCCTGGTGTCCACCACTTCTACCAGGTACTTATTACAGTGTCCCGGTTGTTTGagctcttgaagttgaagtttttcGTCGCTAGTACCGGCTCCAGTGTCATCGGGGAACTGGATTTACAGAGACTCATTTCTGATACCCTGGACTTGCATGCTATTCTAAAGGTGAAAAAGTTGCTCGACtgcaaactccaagttAGAGAAGGACAAAACCTCTACTGCTTCAGTTTGGTGCAATCAGATAAAAGAGAACAGAATACTGTCGAAAGCCACCAAACCGAGCTTGTGCGGAGTATTAACGAGCTTGAAGAGCAAATCGATAACGACTTGTTCGAGCCTTCTTGGTAA
- a CDS encoding nudix-domain-containing protein 3 (COG:F; EggNog:ENOG503NWEC), producing MVTSLLSVIEEVDGFVYGQGAGGFYSLVAHDHKSILGYVSPAIARYFASETGFVVDALTMTITIDTSYDTFDKRNQLFGDVAARWKQVPFFEADLKNGWRDEFYTVYNPTNVPYFIVERAFSVLIGVVTYGVHINGYISPVNSANGKLKMWIPRRSSTKPTYPGMLDNTVAGGLGHPYGLWETVVKECFEEAGIPAQYVENHTKSVGVVSYLYHPKGRLIDRVQPEVEYVYDMEFEDETTVVPAPQDGEAEDFRLMDIDEILERMGNGEFKPNCGLVLIDFLIRHGIVTPATEPNYLAIVSRSHRSIPFPTM from the coding sequence ATGGTTACCTCGTTGCTCTCGGTGATAGAAGAGGTGGATGGGTTTGTGTACGGGCAAGGCGCTGGCGGGTTCTACTCTCTTGTGGCCCACGACCACAAAAGCATCCTTGGGTACGTATCGCCTGCAATTGCGAGATATTTTGCCAGTGAAACCGGGTTTGTGGTCGACGCTCTCACCATGACCATTACCATAGATACATCGTACGACACCTTCGACAAGCGTAACCAGTTGTTTGGAGATGTGGCGGCCCGCTGGAAACAAGTACCGTTCTTCGAGgctgatttgaagaacGGGTGGAGAGATGAGTTCTATACGGTTTACAACCCCACCAATGTTCCGTATTTCATCGTGGAACGGGCATTTTCCGTGCTCATTGGCGTCGTGACCTACGGCGTGCACATAAATGGATACATATCACCCGTCAACTCGGCCAATgggaagttgaagatgtggaTTCCACGTAGGTCTTCTACCAAACCCACATACCCAGGCATGTTGGACAACACGGTGGCAGGGGGATTGGGCCATCCGTACGGGCTTTGGGAAACGGTGGTGAAAGAGTGCTTTGAGGAGGCGGGAATCCCGGCCCAGTACGTCGAAAACCACACCAAGAGTGTCGGGGTGGTGCTGTATTTGTACCACCCCAAGGGAAGACTCATTGACCGAGTGCAGCCAGAGGTGGAGTACGTGTATGACATGGAGTTTGAAGACGAGACGACGGTGGTACCAGCGCCCCAGGATGGTGAGGCAGAGGACTTTCGCCTCATGGATATAGACGAGATTCTTGAGCGGATGGGAAACGGAGAATTCAAGCCCAATTGTGGGTTAGTACTCATCGACTTCTTAATACGTCACGGGATAGTGACTCCTGCCACAGAGCCCAACTACCTTGCCATAGTCTCACGCAGCCATCGAAGTATTCCGTTCCCAACGATGTGA
- the PMT4 gene encoding Dolichyl-phosphate-mannose--protein mannosyltransferase 4 (CAZy:GT39; EggNog:ENOG503NV01; BUSCO:EOG09260J53; COG:O): MSSVKKKTSSKKAVVADKKADVSQSSEAQQYVAKDTDLRYYWGLTIVTVLAAFTRFVMIDLPPKVVFDEVHFGKFASYYLERTYFFDLHPPFAKLLIAFVGWLVGYDGKFKFENINDDYVTYNVPYVAYRSLIALQGTAIVPVMYWTMKTLGYSASACLLSSMIVCFDNAHIIDSRLILLDAMLNLAVALTMLAYAKFSTYRTQPFTRIWWIWLNLTGVALSLVISTKYVGVLTYVTIGIAVVHELWILLDYQRGLTLTEFSKHFVARFYSLIVFPFILYLFWFWVHFAVLNRSGPGDTFMSSEFQESLVESPLAKFSKPVNFYDIVTIKHKETEAFLHSHKADYPLRYEDGRISSNSQQVTAVKATEGEDSILNDVNNHWEIVPIDPKFDKGVTVFTNDIIRLKHVGTGGYMLAHDVASPLKSTNEEFTITYDEEPYSRAYNESLFRLRLAQGGSGANKNRKKLVKTKATPVRLIHVDTVVSMWTHDDEVLPEWGFGHQEVSGNKKNTDPSNAWFFDTIVNLNANDSRSTYIPKKVKPLPFLKKWFELQFLMFHHNNKLSSEHPFASQPNSWPLAVSGVSFWNDNENKKQIFFTGNVVGFWFEVCCLAVYLGLLLADQVTRRRNIHLLNKKAQSRLYNTLGFLFIGWCAHYLPFFLMNRQKFLHHYLPAHLIAALFSGGLAEFVCSNNRIQSSSPIGVNKHRFTALVFVVCAGLVWFYYFFLPISYGHISLPPEEIRKRQWLDMKLHYSK; encoded by the coding sequence ATGTCCTctgtgaagaagaaaaccagCAGCAAAAAAGCAGTGGTGGCCGATAAAAAGGCTGATGTACTGCAGTCGTCTGAAGCTCAGCAGTATGTGGCCAAAGATACGGATCTCAGGTATTATTGGGGCTTGACCATCGTCACGGTGCTAGCAGCTTTCACCAGATTCGTGATGATTGACTTACCTCCTAAGGTGGTGTTTGACGAGGTGCACTTCGGAAAGTTCGCATCCTACTACTTGGAGAGAACGTATTTCTTCGACTTGCACCCTCCATTCgccaagttgttgattgcGTTTGTGGGATGGTTGGTTGGTTACGACGGTAAGTTCAAGTTCGAGAACATCAACGACGACTACGTCACATACAACGTGCCATACGTGGCGTACCGGTCGCTCATCGCTCTTCAGGGTACTGCCATTGTCCCGGTGATGTACTGGACCATGAAGACATTGGGGTACTCTGCCAGTGCCTGTTTGTTGTCGAGTATGATTGTTTGTTTCGATAATGCACACATCATCGACTCGagattgattttgttggacgccatgttgaacttggcgGTGGCCTTGACGATGCTTGCATATGCTAAGTTCTCCACGTACCGTACCCAGCCGTTCACCAGGATCTGGTGGATctggttgaacttgacggGGGTTGCGTTATCATTGGTCATTTCCACCAAGTATGTGGGGGTTTTGACGTATGTCACCATTGGAATCGCCGTGGTGCACGAGTTGTGGATTTTATTAGACTACCAGAGAGGTTTGACGTTGACTGAGTTTAGCAAGCACTTTGTGGCCCGGTTCTACTCATTAATAGTGTTCCCCTTCATTCTCTACttgttctggttctggGTGCATTTCGCCGTCTTGAACAGATCGGGCCCGGGGGATACTTTCATGTCATCTGAATTCCAGGAATCGTTGGTGGAGTCACctttggccaagttcaGCAAGCCAGTGAACTTTTACGACATTGTTACCATCAAGCACAAGGAAACAGAGGCTTTCTTGCACTCGCACAAAGCCGATTACCCTTTGCGGTACGAAGACGGAAGAATCTCCTCCAACTCCCAGCAGGTCACGGCTGTGAAGGCCactgaaggtgaagattcCATTTTGAACGACGTCAACAACCATTGGGAAATCGTCCCCATCGACCCCAAGTTCGATAAAGGCGTTACTGTGTTTACCAACGATATCATCAGGTTGAAGCACGTTGGTACTGGGGGGTATATGTTGGCACACGATGTGGCTTCACCTTTGAAGTCCACCAATGAAGAATTCACCATTACTTACGATGAAGAGCCCTACAGCCGTGCCTACAACGAGAGTTTGTTCAGATTGAGACTTGCTCAAGGTGGGTCTGGTGCCAACAAAAACAGgaaaaagttggtgaaaacCAAGGCTACTCCCGTGAGACTTATTCATGTCGACACGGTGGTATCGATGTGGACCCATGACGATGAAGTGTTGCCCGAATGGGGTTTTGGACACCAAGAGGTCAGTGGTAACAAGAAGAATACCGACCCTTCCAACGCCTGGTTCTTTGACACCATTGTTAACTTGAATGCCAATGACTCTAGAAGCACTTACATTCCCAAGAAGGTCAAGCCCTTGCcgttcttgaagaaatggtttGAATTGCAATTCTTGATGTTccaccacaacaacaagttgtcttCTGAGCACCCATTTGCATCTCAACCAAACTCCTGGCCCTTGGCGGTTTCCGGAGTATCTTTCTGGAATGACAACGAAAACAAAAAGcagatcttcttcactggTAACGTGGTGGGCTTCTGGTTTGAGGTGTGTTGCTTGGCGGTCTATCTCGGATTGTTGTTGGCAGATCAGGTGACCCGCCGCAGAAACATCCActtattgaacaagaaggCCCAATCAAGATTGTACAATACATTGGGTTTCCTCTTCATTGGATGGTGTGCTCACTATTTacccttcttcttgatgaacagACAGAAGTTCTTACACCATTACTTGCCTGCGCATTTGATTGCAGCATTGTTTTCCGGTGGCTTGGCTGAGTTTGTGTGTTCCAACAACCGAATCCAGTCTTCGTCTCCAATTGGAGTGAACAAGCACA